The following are encoded together in the Ovis canadensis isolate MfBH-ARS-UI-01 breed Bighorn chromosome 2, ARS-UI_OviCan_v2, whole genome shotgun sequence genome:
- the MSANTD3 gene encoding myb/SANT-like DNA-binding domain-containing protein 3: MQNNEIIKPAKYFSELEKSILLALVEKYKYVLECKKSDARTIALKQRTWQALAHEYNSQPSVSLRDFKQLKKCWENIKARTKKIMAHERREKVKRSVSPLLSTHVLGKEKIASMLPEQLYFLQSPPEEEPEYHAEAAAQESFAVSNRELCDDEKEFIHFPVCEGTSQPEPSCSAVRITANKNYRSKTSQEGALKKMHEEEHHQQMSILQLQLIQMNEVHVAKIQQIERECEMAEEEHRIKMEVLNKKKMYWERKLQTFTKEWPVSSFNRPFPNSP, translated from the exons ATGCAAAACAACGAAATCATAAAACCTGCCAAATACTTCTCAGAATTGGAAAAGAGCATCCTGCTGGCGTTAGTAGAAAAGTACAAGTATGTGCTGGAATGTAAGAAAAGCGATGCGCGAACTATTGCCCTCAAGCAGCGCACCTGGCAGGCGCTTGCCCACGAGTACAACTCCCAGCCCAGCGTGTCGCTGCGGGATTTCAAACAGCTGAAGAAGTGCTGGGAGAACATCAAGGCTCGGACCAAAAAGATTATGGCCCacgagaggagagagaaagtgaagCGCAGCGTCAGCCCGCTTCTGAGCACCCACGTCCTGGGGAAGGAGAAGATTGCCAGCATGCTGCCGGAGCAACTGTACTTCCTGCAGAGTCCTCCCGAGGAGGAGCCCGAGTACCACGCTGAGGCCGCTGCCCAAG AATCATTTGCTGTTTCAAATAGAGAACTGTGCGATGATGAGAAAGAGTTCATACATTTTCCAGTATGTGAGGGGACCTCTCAACCTGAACCCTCGTGTTCAGCTGTCAGAATAACAGCCAATAAAAACTACAGGAGCAAAACCTCTCAGGAAGGTGCTTTAAAAAAGATGCATGAGGAAGAACACcatcaacaaatgtccatcttaCAACTGCagctgatacaaatgaatgaggTGCATGTGGCCAAAATCCAGCAGATAGAGCGAGAGTGTGAGATGGCAGAGGAGGAACACAGGATAAAAATGGAAGTTCTCAATAAAAAGAAGATGTATTGGGAAAGAAAACTGCAAACTTTTACCAAGGAGtggcctgtttcctcatttaacCGGCCCTTTCCCAATTCACCCTAA